Proteins encoded together in one Felis catus isolate Fca126 chromosome B3, F.catus_Fca126_mat1.0, whole genome shotgun sequence window:
- the LOC101092440 gene encoding olfactory receptor 4F6-like, whose amino-acid sequence MDGPNDTVVSEFVLIGLSNSWEMHLFLFGFFSVFYMRIILGNLFIVFTVIIDSHLHTPMYFLLANLSLLDLGLSSTTVPKTISDLFTDCNIISFPKCMIQIFFIHVMGGGEMVLLIAMAYDRYTAICKPLHYLTIMSPKTCVSFVVAAWIVGIIHAVSQFVFVINLPFCGPNEVDSFYCDFPRVMKLACVDTYKLEFVITANSGFISMATFFSLIISYIFILVTVWKRSSGDLSKAFVTLSAHITVVILFFMPCMFLYVWPFPTSSLDKYLFIANFAITPLLNPAIYTLRNKDMRVAMRRLGKQVMDPTGI is encoded by the coding sequence ATGGATGGACCAAATGACACTGTGGTATCTGAATTTGTATTGATTGGTCTTTCAAATTCATGGGAGATGCACCTTTTTCTCTTTGGGTTCTTCTCTGTGTTCTACATGAGAATTATCCTGGGAAACCTCTTCATTGTGTTCACAGTAATTATTGACTCTCATTtacacacccccatgtacttcctATTGGCCAACCTCTCCCTTCTTGATCTAGGTCTGTCCTCTACCACAGTGCCCAAAACGATCTCTGATCTTTTCACTGACTGCAACATCATTTCCTTTCCAAAATGCATGATACAGATATTTTTTATTCACGTCATGGGTGGAGGCGAGATGGTGCTGCTCATAGCCATGGCATATGACCGGTACACCGCAATCTGTAAACCTCTCCACTACCTGACCATCATGAGCCCCAAAACGTGTGTCTCCTTTGTAGTGGCTGCCTGGATAGTGGGGATAATCCATGCTGTATCTCAGTTTGTTTTTGTCATAAACTTGCCCTTTTGTGGCCCTAATGAAGTAGATAGTTTTTACTGTGATTTTCCTCGCGTCATGAAACTTGCTTGTGTAGACACTTACAAGCTAGAGTTTGTAATCACTGCCAACAGTGGGTTTATATCCATGGCTACTTTCTTCTCCTTAATTATATCCTATATCTTCATTTTGGTCACTGTCTGGAAACGTTCTTCAGGGGACTTGTCCAAAGCATTTGTCACATTGTCAGCTCACATCACtgtagtgattttgttttttatgccaTGCATGTTTCTCTATGTGTGGCCTTTCCCTACATCATCACTGGATAAGTATTTGTTCATTGCCAACTTCGCTATCACCCCCCTCTTGAATCCTGCCATCTATACATTAAGAAACAAAGACATGAGAGTGGCCATGAGAAGACTGGGCAAGCAGGTTATGGATCCTACTGGTATCTAA